A genome region from Columba livia isolate bColLiv1 breed racing homer chromosome 2, bColLiv1.pat.W.v2, whole genome shotgun sequence includes the following:
- the MRPL15 gene encoding large ribosomal subunit protein uL15m yields MSGNGGTKALELLRSLPRVSLANLRPSPGSKKREKRRGRGRYGGRKCGRGHKGERQRGNRPRLGFEGGQTPFYLAIPKYGFNEGHSCRRQYQPLSLQRLQYLIDLGRVDPTQPIDLTQLTNARGVTVQPLKRDYGVQLVEEGADIFAAKVNIEVQRASELAIAAIEKNGGVVTTSFYDPRSLEILCKPVVFFLRGQPIPKRMLPPEDLVRYYTDAKNRGYLADPSKVAEARLELAKKYGYVLPDITKDELFKMLSARKDPRQIFFGLAPGWIVNMADKKILKPTDERLLKYYSS; encoded by the exons ATGAGTGGGAATGGCGGGACCAAGGCCTTGGAGCTGCTGCGGTCACTGCCCAGAGTCAGCCTGGCCAACCTAAGGCCCAGTCCAGGCTCCAAAAAGCGG GAGAAAAGACGTGGCCGTGGAAGATATGGAGGCAGGAAGTGTGGTCGAGGTCacaaaggagaaagacaaagaGGAAATCGCCCACGATTAGGCTTTGAGGGTGGACAAACTCCATTTTACTTGGCCATACCAAAATATGGGTTTAACGAGGGACATAG ctgcagaCGTCAGTATCAACCGCTCAGTCTTCAGAGGCTGCAGTACCTGATTGATTTGGGTAGAGTTGATCCCACACAACCAATTGACTTAACGCAGCTCACTAACGCCAGAGGTGTAACAGTGCAACCTCTCAAAAGGGATTATGGTGTCCAGCTGGTGGAGGAG GGTGCTGATATCTTTGCAGCAAAAGTAAATATTGAAGTTCAGAGGGCATCTGAATTAGCGATTGCAGCCATAGAAAAAAATGGAGGTGTTGTTACAACATCATTCTATGATCCAAGGAGTTTGG AAATTTTATGTAAGCCAGTAGTATTTTTTCTGCGTGGCCAGCCTATTCCAAAGAGAATGCTTCCACCTGAAGATTTAGTGCGTTACTACACAGATGCAAAGAATCGGGGATACCTGGCAGATCCATCGAAGGTTGCAGAAGCCAGGCTTGAACTTGCCAAGAAATATGGCTACGTCTTACCAGACATAACGAAGGATGAACTCTTCAAAATGTTAAGCGCACGCAAGGATCCTAGACAGATATTTTTTGGTCTTGCTCCAGGCTGGATCGTGAACATGGCAGACAAGAAAATTCTCAAACCAACTGATGAGAGGCTGTTAAAATACTATAGCTCATGA